From a region of the Paenibacillus sp. FSL R10-2734 genome:
- a CDS encoding glycosyltransferase family 39 protein has protein sequence MSGVKKISSDLILWLILILAAFLYGYGVWNDHYVNTYYTTAVGSMLQNFHNFFFASLDSAGSVTVDKPPVTFWIQTLSALIFGLHGWSVILPQALGGVGSVLLVYLLVKPTFGRAAARLAALAMATTPVAAAVSRTNNIDALLVFTLLLAVWFLFKGTKSNKLGSLLTAFALIGVGFNEKMLQAYMVLPAFYLFYILAAKVNWKRKTGVLAASTAILLVVSLSWAVIVDSIPASKRPYIGSSGTNSVLNLAFGYNGVARLTGDRGTGGGGGGMPGANGEMPTMNGEMPNMNGEMPAMNGAGGNNGTDGGRGASSGQQDPNSTSNSQTGADDGGSPGQPPGGADSQGRQFGGDEDGRGNRGGMNGGGGGGGGMFNTGTAGPLRLFQSELSGQASWLLPFVLLGCIGLFANLRRKNLTQAHKEALFWLAWLVPVMGFFSIAGFFHQYYLVMMAPPIAALVGAGWSKLWTLYREHSGWLSWLLPAATLVTAGFQWYIVHPYDDTIGSGWSICILAAGIVVSLALVVLKGKKKSFIYATSVAAVLVLLIGPLYWAATPITYGLNSQTPEAGPSSSEGKGGMGGNSSNFGRNSATSANESLLSYLEENNTGEPYLFATLDYGTAAPYIVDKGASVVILNGFSSSDTVYTTDTLKALVESGKVKYFLMGSGGMGGGRGGSSELTTWITENGTEVPTADWAGSNAGNSGTLYKVTLN, from the coding sequence ATGAGTGGAGTCAAAAAAATAAGCTCGGATCTTATACTGTGGCTCATTTTAATACTTGCTGCTTTTTTGTATGGTTATGGGGTTTGGAATGACCACTATGTGAATACATACTACACCACCGCAGTGGGGAGTATGCTGCAGAACTTTCATAATTTCTTCTTCGCGTCCCTCGACTCCGCGGGTTCGGTAACGGTGGATAAACCACCAGTCACCTTTTGGATTCAGACGCTTAGTGCACTCATCTTCGGGCTGCATGGCTGGAGTGTGATTTTGCCACAGGCACTTGGTGGAGTCGGTTCGGTGTTACTTGTATATCTGCTGGTAAAGCCTACCTTCGGTAGAGCGGCAGCACGTTTAGCGGCTCTGGCCATGGCTACAACTCCGGTAGCAGCCGCTGTCAGTCGGACGAATAATATTGATGCGCTGCTTGTATTCACCCTTCTGCTCGCGGTTTGGTTTCTATTTAAAGGGACGAAGAGCAACAAGCTGGGCAGTCTTCTAACCGCATTCGCGTTAATCGGTGTAGGGTTTAACGAGAAGATGCTGCAGGCATATATGGTTCTACCGGCGTTTTATCTCTTTTATATTTTGGCTGCCAAAGTGAACTGGAAGCGGAAGACGGGAGTATTGGCAGCCTCCACAGCAATATTGCTTGTAGTTTCCTTGTCCTGGGCAGTGATTGTGGATTCGATTCCCGCCAGCAAACGACCTTATATCGGCAGTAGCGGTACTAATTCCGTGCTGAATCTGGCCTTTGGTTATAATGGTGTCGCACGTTTGACGGGCGATCGTGGGACAGGCGGTGGCGGAGGTGGAATGCCGGGAGCGAATGGTGAGATGCCGACAATGAACGGTGAGATGCCGAACATGAATGGCGAGATGCCCGCTATGAATGGGGCAGGAGGTAATAATGGCACTGATGGTGGACGTGGAGCATCTTCGGGTCAGCAAGACCCAAACTCGACCTCGAATAGCCAGACTGGTGCCGATGATGGAGGTTCACCAGGTCAACCACCTGGTGGAGCTGACAGTCAAGGTCGGCAATTTGGCGGTGACGAGGACGGACGAGGAAATCGCGGTGGCATGAATGGTGGCGGTGGCGGCGGCGGCGGAATGTTCAATACAGGAACAGCAGGTCCGCTTCGTCTGTTCCAATCAGAGCTGTCAGGGCAGGCTAGCTGGTTGTTGCCTTTCGTATTGTTAGGCTGCATTGGATTATTCGCCAATCTGCGGAGAAAGAACCTTACCCAAGCTCATAAGGAAGCTCTCTTCTGGTTAGCATGGCTGGTGCCCGTTATGGGATTTTTCAGTATCGCAGGGTTCTTCCATCAATATTATCTGGTCATGATGGCTCCTCCGATTGCAGCGTTAGTCGGTGCAGGATGGTCAAAGCTGTGGACGCTATATCGCGAGCACTCTGGTTGGCTGTCTTGGCTATTGCCAGCGGCAACACTAGTTACAGCAGGTTTCCAGTGGTACATTGTTCATCCTTATGACGATACGATTGGTAGTGGCTGGTCCATTTGTATTTTAGCTGCAGGAATAGTGGTTTCACTGGCACTGGTAGTTCTTAAAGGCAAGAAGAAGTCTTTCATTTATGCGACAAGCGTTGCAGCAGTACTAGTATTGTTAATTGGGCCTCTCTATTGGGCAGCTACCCCCATTACTTATGGGCTGAATAGTCAAACCCCTGAAGCAGGACCGAGCAGTAGTGAAGGTAAAGGGGGAATGGGCGGCAATTCAAGCAATTTTGGACGTAATAGCGCCACAAGTGCGAATGAAAGCCTGTTGTCCTATTTGGAGGAGAACAATACTGGGGAGCCTTATCTGTTTGCTACGTTGGATTATGGCACAGCAGCTCCTTATATCGTTGACAAGGGTGCATCGGTTGTTATTCTGAACGGATTTTCTAGCTCAGACACAGTGTATACCACAGATACCCTAAAGGCGTTAGTTGAGAGTGGAAAGGTGAAATACTTCCTGATGGGCAGCGGTGGTATGGGTGGCGGACGTGGGGGTAGCTCGGAATTGACGACTTGGATCACGGAAAATGGTACGGAGGTTCCAACAGCTGATTGGGCTGGAAGCAACGCAGGAAACAGCGGGACGTTATACAAAGTTACTTTAAACTAG
- a CDS encoding glycosyltransferase family 2 protein, whose amino-acid sequence MSTNVRYSIIIPMFNEEAVIQETYRRLKKVMGLTNEVYELIFVNDGSTDNCAQMIEEYSYWDESVKLIDLSRNFGHQIAITAGMDYALGDAVVIIDADLQDPPELILDMIAEWKQGYEVVYAKRVKRNGESLFKKWTASLFYRVLRYSTDISIPVDTGDFRLIDRKVCEQLKRLPEKNRFVRGLVSWVGFRQKAIEYERDERLAGETKYPLKRMIKLSLDGITSFSYKPLKLAGYLGVLLSASGFLYLMYVLYLVIFTDSVVKGWASMIGITVTFNGFVLIMLGILGEYVGRIYDETKGRPLYIVQEFYGGKEEQSVREHQAANH is encoded by the coding sequence ATGAGCACCAACGTGCGCTATTCCATTATTATACCGATGTTTAACGAAGAGGCGGTTATTCAGGAGACGTATCGACGGCTCAAAAAAGTAATGGGTTTAACAAATGAAGTGTATGAGCTGATCTTCGTGAATGACGGCAGCACAGACAATTGTGCCCAGATGATTGAGGAATATAGCTACTGGGATGAGAGTGTGAAGCTGATCGATTTGTCTCGTAACTTTGGACATCAGATCGCTATTACTGCCGGAATGGATTATGCCCTAGGAGATGCAGTCGTTATTATTGATGCCGATTTGCAAGATCCGCCAGAGCTGATTCTGGACATGATTGCGGAATGGAAGCAGGGTTATGAAGTTGTTTATGCAAAACGGGTAAAGCGAAACGGAGAGTCCTTATTCAAAAAGTGGACGGCCAGCCTTTTTTATAGAGTGCTGCGTTATTCAACCGATATTTCAATCCCTGTAGATACGGGTGATTTTCGGCTCATAGATCGTAAAGTATGTGAACAGCTCAAGCGTCTTCCAGAGAAAAATCGGTTCGTACGCGGTCTAGTCAGCTGGGTCGGTTTTCGCCAAAAAGCCATTGAATATGAACGCGATGAACGGCTCGCAGGAGAGACTAAATATCCACTGAAACGTATGATCAAGCTCTCCCTGGACGGAATTACTTCCTTCTCATATAAGCCGCTGAAGCTGGCAGGATATCTGGGAGTACTGCTATCCGCTTCTGGTTTCTTGTACTTGATGTATGTGTTATATCTGGTGATCTTTACGGATTCAGTCGTTAAGGGCTGGGCATCGATGATTGGAATCACAGTGACCTTTAATGGGTTTGTACTGATTATGTTAGGGATTCTGGGTGAGTATGTCGGCCGGATTTATGATGAGACCAAGGGACGTCCGCTCTATATTGTCCAAGAGTTCTATGGGGGCAAGGAGGAGCAGAGCGTTCGCGAGCATCAAGCTGCAAATCATTAG